From the genome of Hathewaya histolytica, one region includes:
- the polA gene encoding DNA polymerase I: protein MDREKLVVLDGNSLMYRAFFAMPDLTNSEGLHTNAIYGFINMLLKIKSEFKPDHIVATFDKKAPTFRHKEYDEYKAGRKKMPEELREQTPFLREFLQKYAVNIFEIDGYEADDLIGTLSVYAEENNMEVYIVTGDRDALQLATDNVKIVINKKGISEIEVYDRERIIKDMGVTPKEFIDVKGLMGDKSDNIKGVPGIGEKTAYKLIKEYKSIENLLLNIENISGKKVKENLMEYREQAILSKRLATIITSVPIEINLDEIRSKSDLDLKGIEELFSRLQFKSLIKKLPEISDIPMQSEQSEKQEESGNKHRELLDLTKYNIKLIDTYKDLDSLNLSGEVYFIYSMENENILSKMEMTSVTILNGNNIYSINYKDIKEEAGEKAKDLLKVLCSDKVKLIGHGVKSFYTFIRKNNLDPKTVDFDTEIAAYLIDPGKKGYELKSLQESLFHVNFEEQEELFKIVYLKELYNVFKERILELDMKELFYEVEIPLTFVISSMEFDGFRVDKEILNELGDKFTKEIILVEEEIFSLSGEKFNIKSPKQLGKILFEKLDLPAIKKTKTGYSTNAEVLEALKDKHEIIEKIIYHRQLTKLYSTYVEGLRNVIDEDGKIHSNFNQTITTTGRLSSTEPNLQNIPIKYAMGREIRKVFIPEEDGNLILSADYSQIELRVLAHISSDEKLIEAFKNHSDIHRKTASEVFKVPIEEVTPIMRSNAKAVNFGIVYGIGDFSLAKDLNISRKEARTYIDTYFDRYPKVKHYLDNSIYEAKENLMVRTILNRRRFIPEIGSSKKMIVSLGERLAMNTPIQGSAADIIKLAMVKVYNELKNRNLKSKLILQVHDELIVNVDESELEEVKSIVKNNMEDAIKLSVPLEVDINVGNNWYESK from the coding sequence TTGGATAGAGAAAAATTAGTTGTTTTAGATGGAAACAGTTTAATGTATAGAGCTTTTTTTGCAATGCCCGATCTTACCAATTCAGAAGGTTTACATACTAATGCTATATATGGATTTATAAATATGTTACTTAAAATAAAGAGTGAGTTTAAGCCAGACCATATAGTTGCTACTTTTGATAAAAAAGCCCCTACTTTTAGACATAAGGAATATGATGAATATAAGGCTGGAAGAAAAAAGATGCCTGAGGAATTAAGGGAACAAACCCCATTTTTAAGAGAATTTCTGCAAAAATATGCTGTAAATATATTTGAAATAGATGGATATGAGGCTGATGACTTAATTGGAACTCTTTCTGTATATGCAGAAGAGAATAATATGGAAGTATACATAGTTACAGGAGACAGGGATGCACTCCAATTAGCTACAGATAATGTTAAAATAGTTATAAATAAAAAAGGTATCAGTGAAATTGAGGTATATGATAGGGAAAGAATTATAAAAGACATGGGGGTTACTCCAAAAGAATTCATAGATGTAAAGGGACTTATGGGAGATAAGTCAGATAATATTAAAGGTGTTCCTGGAATAGGAGAGAAGACCGCGTATAAGCTTATAAAAGAGTATAAATCCATAGAAAATTTATTATTAAATATAGAAAATATCAGTGGTAAAAAAGTTAAAGAAAACTTAATGGAATATAGAGAGCAAGCTATTTTAAGCAAAAGACTGGCAACTATAATAACCAGTGTTCCAATAGAAATAAATTTAGATGAAATAAGATCAAAATCAGATTTAGATCTTAAGGGAATAGAAGAGTTGTTTTCTAGGCTTCAGTTTAAGTCATTAATAAAAAAGCTTCCTGAAATTTCAGATATACCTATGCAATCTGAGCAATCAGAGAAACAAGAAGAGAGTGGAAATAAGCATAGAGAACTTTTAGATTTAACAAAATATAATATTAAACTCATAGATACATATAAAGATTTAGATTCTTTAAATTTATCTGGGGAAGTTTATTTCATATATAGTATGGAAAATGAAAACATACTATCTAAGATGGAAATGACAAGTGTAACAATACTTAATGGCAATAACATATATAGTATTAATTATAAGGATATAAAAGAGGAAGCCGGAGAAAAAGCTAAAGATCTTTTAAAAGTATTATGTTCTGATAAAGTTAAACTTATTGGACATGGTGTTAAAAGTTTCTATACATTTATAAGAAAAAACAATCTTGATCCTAAAACAGTGGATTTTGATACAGAAATAGCAGCCTATTTAATAGACCCAGGTAAAAAAGGATACGAACTTAAATCTTTACAAGAAAGTTTATTTCATGTAAACTTTGAAGAACAAGAGGAATTATTCAAGATAGTTTATTTAAAAGAACTTTATAATGTTTTTAAAGAAAGAATATTAGAGTTAGATATGAAAGAACTTTTCTATGAGGTAGAAATTCCTTTAACTTTTGTTATATCCTCTATGGAATTTGACGGATTTAGGGTAGATAAAGAAATCCTTAATGAGTTAGGAGATAAATTTACGAAAGAGATAATTTTAGTTGAGGAAGAAATATTTTCTCTTTCAGGAGAGAAATTTAATATAAAGTCTCCAAAACAGCTAGGGAAAATACTCTTTGAAAAATTAGACCTACCTGCAATTAAGAAGACAAAGACAGGGTATTCTACTAATGCAGAAGTTTTAGAAGCACTAAAAGATAAACATGAAATTATAGAAAAAATAATCTATCACAGGCAATTAACCAAACTTTATTCAACATATGTAGAAGGACTTAGAAATGTTATTGATGAAGATGGAAAAATCCATTCTAATTTTAACCAAACTATAACAACTACAGGAAGGTTATCTAGTACAGAGCCGAATCTACAGAATATACCCATAAAGTATGCTATGGGTAGAGAGATAAGAAAGGTATTTATTCCAGAGGAAGATGGGAACTTAATTTTGTCTGCAGATTACTCACAAATAGAACTTCGTGTATTGGCTCATATTTCTAGTGATGAAAAGTTAATTGAAGCTTTTAAAAATCATAGTGATATTCACAGGAAAACAGCTTCAGAAGTATTTAAAGTCCCTATTGAAGAAGTTACACCTATTATGAGAAGTAATGCAAAGGCAGTTAATTTTGGTATAGTATATGGTATTGGTGATTTTAGTTTGGCAAAGGATCTTAACATAAGTAGAAAAGAAGCAAGGACATACATTGATACTTATTTTGATAGATATCCAAAAGTTAAACATTATTTAGATAATTCAATATACGAGGCAAAAGAAAATTTAATGGTTAGGACTATCTTAAATAGAAGGAGATTTATACCTGAAATTGGTTCATCAAAGAAAATGATAGTATCTTTAGGGGAAAGACTTGCTATGAACACACCAATACAAGGAAGTGCAGCGGATATTATAAAACTTGCCATGGTTAAAGTTTATAATGAGTTAAAAAATAGAAACTTAAAATCAAAATTAATATTACAGGTTCATGATGAACTTATTGTAAATGTAGATGAAAGCGAATTAGAGGAAGTTAAATCTATAGTAAAAAATAATATGGAAGATGCTATAAAGCTTAGTGTTCCTTTAGAAGTTGATATCAATGTAGGCAATAACTGGTATGAATCTAAGTAG
- the coaE gene encoding dephospho-CoA kinase (Dephospho-CoA kinase (CoaE) performs the final step in coenzyme A biosynthesis.), giving the protein MIKIGLTGGIGSGKTTISSYLLKKEIPIIDADKISREIYDIYPQLKDEIKLAFGERFFDKDNNLKRRDLGNFIFKFKKRRNKLERIVIPYIKREIFKRFKEEELKGKDICILDAPTLIENNLHKKMDMNILVYVDLKIQINRVMKRDKLTYKETLERINSQLPLKKKKKKVQYIINNNKALDETLREVDEVLKDIKQSSNERKGIGNL; this is encoded by the coding sequence ATGATTAAAATAGGTTTAACAGGAGGGATAGGAAGTGGTAAGACCACTATCTCTTCCTATCTTTTAAAAAAAGAAATACCCATTATAGATGCGGATAAGATAAGTAGAGAAATATATGATATTTATCCACAATTGAAGGATGAGATTAAACTTGCTTTCGGAGAAAGATTTTTTGATAAAGATAACAATCTAAAAAGACGAGATTTAGGTAATTTTATATTTAAATTTAAGAAAAGAAGAAATAAACTAGAGAGAATAGTAATTCCTTATATAAAAAGAGAGATATTTAAAAGATTTAAAGAAGAAGAGTTAAAGGGGAAAGACATATGTATACTAGATGCCCCTACACTAATAGAGAATAATCTTCATAAGAAAATGGATATGAACATATTAGTATATGTGGACTTAAAAATCCAAATAAATAGAGTGATGAAAAGGGATAAGTTAACTTATAAGGAAACTTTGGAGAGGATAAATTCTCAGTTACCTTTAAAAAAGAAGAAGAAAAAGGTGCAGTATATTATAAACAATAATAAAGCTTTGGATGAGACGCTTAGGGAAGTAGATGAAGTGTTAAAGGATATTAAACAAAGCTCTAATGAAAGGAAAGGTATAGGTAATTTATGA
- a CDS encoding lytic transglycosylase domain-containing protein has product MKKKVFIITIIIISLITAAIYINKKQIQKNLYPITYLGSVLENSKKYDLDPYLVLAVIKTESSFKPDAVSSQDARGLMQITPSTGKWISTKMGIKSFEESDLYDPQTNIKMGCWYLDNLSKEFNGNQMVYLAAYNGGRGNVSKWLKNSQYSRDGKNLEVIPFKETDEYVKKIKVNYEMYKKIYTNLEQEKK; this is encoded by the coding sequence ATGAAGAAAAAAGTATTTATAATAACAATTATAATAATATCTCTTATAACTGCGGCTATATACATAAATAAAAAACAAATTCAAAAGAATTTATATCCTATTACATATTTAGGTAGTGTACTTGAGAATTCTAAGAAGTATGATTTAGATCCATATCTTGTACTTGCAGTAATAAAAACTGAAAGTTCTTTTAAACCAGATGCTGTTTCTTCTCAAGATGCTAGGGGACTAATGCAAATAACACCATCTACAGGAAAATGGATATCAACTAAAATGGGTATTAAGTCTTTTGAAGAAAGCGATTTATATGATCCCCAGACAAATATTAAAATGGGATGCTGGTATTTAGATAATCTTAGTAAAGAGTTTAATGGCAATCAAATGGTATATTTAGCAGCTTATAATGGCGGAAGAGGAAATGTTAGTAAGTGGCTTAAAAACTCTCAATATTCTAGAGATGGAAAGAATTTGGAAGTTATACCTTTTAAAGAGACTGATGAGTATGTTAAAAAGATAAAAGTAAACTATGAAATGT